A part of Girardinichthys multiradiatus isolate DD_20200921_A chromosome 12, DD_fGirMul_XY1, whole genome shotgun sequence genomic DNA contains:
- the LOC124878442 gene encoding zinc-binding protein A33-like has translation MAERALLESYLSCHVCSETFRDAVSLSCNHSFCSSCLQKFWEQTENKNCPICKRWSKENPSNNISLKELASFVEKQNEALTEMEKEKQKQKEVVCEKHSEVPYWFCEDEQRAVCPVCEFSIHQNHKVVPIEQAVSELKEQLKSDLKSLQDKRNKHKQVEKTYDDVIQHSKDQVLSTERQIRAEFNKLHQFLKEEEESRLAALREEEEQKGKTIIREMKRIQEQISSLSDSIFAVEEDLQKDNMSFLSSYKATQSRTRAQNSLSDPQLVSGALIDVAKHLGNLSFRVWEKMKEKVHFSPVILDPNTANRRLHLSDDLTSVRRGDAEQQLPDNPERNTNYSNVFGSEGFSSGNHSWEVEVGDHPVWSVGLVKESVNRKGEAFASPEFGIWCLWHGDGKYADCVGKTLILKKSLQRIKVQLDYNRGEVTFFDSEDMSHIYTHRDTFTEKLFSYFNVGKAADAKTSNLKICQTKISF, from the coding sequence atggctgaGAGAGCTCTTTTGGAAAGTTACCTGAGCTGCCATGTGTGTTCAGAGACTTTCAGAGATGCAGTGTCTCTGAGCTGCAACCACAGCTTCTGTTCAAGCTGCCTGCAGAAATTCTGggaacaaactgaaaacaagaaCTGTCCCATCTGTAAGAGATGGTCAAAGGAAAATCCATCCAACAACATCTCTCTCAAAGAACTTGCTTCATTTGTTGAGAAGCAGAATGAAGCTTTAACTgagatggaaaaagaaaagcagaaacagaaggaAGTGGTGTGTGAGAAACACTCAGAGGTTCCTTATTGGTTCTGTGAAGACGAGCAGAGAGCTGTGTGTCCTGTCTGTGAGTTTTCTATCCACCAGAATCACAAAGTGGTTCCTATAGAACAAGCAGTCAGTGAGCTGAAGGAGCAGCTGAAATCTGACTTAAAGTCTCTGCAGGACAAGaggaacaaacacaaacaggtggaGAAAACATACGATGATGTGATTCAACACTCCAAGGATCAGGTGTTGTCCACAGAGAGACAGATCAGAGCAGAGTTCAACAAGCTCCACCAGTTCctgaaagaggaagaggagtccAGACTGGCAGCTctgagggaggaagaggagcagaagGGGAAGACTATCATCAGAGAGATGAAGAGGATTCAGGAGCAGATCTCCTCTCTGTCAGACAGTATCTTTGCTGTTGAAGAAGACCTGCAGAAAGACAACATGTCGTTCCTCAGCAGTTATAAAGCCACTCAGAGCAGAACCAGAGCCCAGAACTCACTGTCAGATCCACAGCTGGTCTCAGGAGCTCTGATAGATGTGGCCAAACACCTGGGCAACCTGTCCTTCAGAGTCTGGGAGAAGATGAAGGAGAAGGTCCACTTCAGTCCTGTTATTCTGGACCCAAACACTGCAAACAGAAGGCTCCATCTGTCTGATGATCTGACCAGTGTGAGACGTGGAGACGCAGAGCAGCAACTTCCTGATAATCCAGAGAGAAACACTAATTACTCAAATGTTTTTGGTTCTGAGGGCTTCAGCTCAGGGAATCACAGCTGGGAGGTGGAAGTTGGAGATCATCCTGTCTGGAGTGTGGGTTTGGTTAAAGAGTCTGTTAACAGGAAGGGAGAAGCATTTGCTTCACCAGAATTTGGAATCTGGTGTTTATGGCATGGTGATGGAAAATACGCTGATTGTGTTGGTAAGACTCTGATACTGAAGAAGAGTCTTCAGAGGATCAAAGTCCAGCTGGACTATAACAGGGGGGAGGTGACCTTCTTTGACTCTGAAGACATGAGTCACATCTACACTCACAGAGACACTTTCACTGAGAAACTCTTCTCATACTTCAATGTAGGAAAAGCTGCTGATGCTAAAACTTCTAATCTGAAAATCTGTCAAACTAAGATCTCTTTTTAA